One genomic segment of Equus przewalskii isolate Varuska chromosome 13, EquPr2, whole genome shotgun sequence includes these proteins:
- the NAIP gene encoding baculoviral IAP repeat-containing protein 1 isoform X2, translated as MATEEKAPAGRDSRFDHALLQELSALLGIDAVQYAKEMEEEEQREREKMQQGFNSRMRSEAKRLKTFATYEAYSSWTPQEMAAAGFHFTGVRAGVQCFCCGLILFGASLHKRPLDDHKRLRPDCGFLLGEDVGNVAKYEVRVRKPPGTLRGDAARYREEEARLESFKDWPFYAQATAPRELSAAGFVFTGSRDAAQCFSCGGCLGNWEDGDDPWKEHAKWFPKCEFLQSKKSSEEIAQYIQSYEGFVGVTGEHFLNSWVKRVVPMVSGVKDVVQCFSCGVCLENWKEGDDPVEDHTKYSPNCQFLQNMKSSAGATPDLQSRGELAGFAEATCESNLADSAAVSSPAPEMAQGEAQWFQEAKGLSERLRKAYTSARFCNTSLLEVAPCLATDQLLGCDLSLASKRIGSHVQEPVVLPEVFATLNSVMCVEGEAGSGKTVLLKRIALLWASGGCPLLNRFQLVFYVSLSSARLDQGLASILCDQLLETEDSVTEMSLRPIIQQLKNQVLFLLDDLREMCSVPRVIEKLIQRNHSSRTCLLIGVRRSRARAIHRHLHTILEIKAFPFYNSIYILRKLFSHNMIRLRNFMIHFGKNKNLQGIQKTPLFVVAVCAHWFRHPLDQSFDDVAVFKSYMECLFLKYKTTADLLRATVSSCGELALKGFFSSCFEFRDDDLVEAGVDQDEDLAMCLMSKSTAQRLRPVYQFLSPAFQEFLAGMRLTELLDSDRQEDRELGLHYLREVNSSLMAVIPYSNFFNYVSCHASTKAGPKVVSHLLRLVDKKESLENILESDDYLKHRPEISVHMEYFRVLWQLSPKYYFSQVSEHLLALAIKIAYQSNALAACSPFILRFLQGRTLTFNMLKSQYFFDHPESLLLLRSIQFSIKGRKSSRLDLSVLETCLDKSQAPTIDQDYASAFEPAKEWEQNLAEKEENVKSFLDMQLNAPPDISTGYWKLSPKPYKIPLLEVHVTDIDAVDQEMLRVLTAVFSASQHIELHLNDSRGFLESVRPALEQYKASFTKCSISRFELSTADQELLLTLTSLESLEVSGTTWLRDQLFPNLDKFLCLKELSVDLDDKQNVFSVIPEDFLNLHHMEKLLIRIAAEHGPSKLVRLIQNSPDLQVFHLQCNFFSDFESLMTVLASCKKLKEIKFSGQFFKAIPFVIVLPNFTSLKILNLGHQEFPDRETAEKFAYTLGSLDNLEELILPTGDAVHQVAKLIVQQCEHLRGLRVLSFYQTLNDDSLMEIAKVANSGGFQKLENLNLSINHKITEEGYRNFFQALDSLPRLQELTISRHFTECIKAQAATAKSLSQCVSRLPSLIRLNMLSWLLDAEDVTLLTAMKERHPQSKHLTFHWKWILPFSPIIQK; from the exons ATGGCCACCGAGGAGAAGGCCCCCGCCGGGAGGGACTCCAGGTTCGACCACGCGCTGCTCCAGGAGCTGTCTGCGCTGCTGGGCATAGACGCCGTGCAGTATGCgaaggaaatggaggaagaggagcagcgagaaagagagaaaatgcagcAAGGCTTCAACTCGCGGATGCGCAGCGAAGCAAAAAGGCTCAAGACGTTTGCCACCTACGAGGCCTACAGCTCGTGGACGCCGCAGGAGATGGCCGCGGCCGGCTTCCACTTCACCGGCGTCAGGGCGGGGGTGCAGTGCTTCTGCTGCGGCCTCATCCTGTTCGGGGCCAGCCTGCACAAACGCCCCCTGGACGACCACAAGAGGCTGCGCCCAGACTGTGGGTTCCTGCTGGGCGAAGACGTGGGCAACGTCGCCAAGTACGAGGTCAGAGTGAGGAAGCCGCCGGGGACCCTGAGAGGAGACGCAGCGCGGTACCGGGAGGAGGAGGCCAGACTCGAATCCTTCAAGGACTGGCCATTCTATGCCCAAGCGACAGCCCCAAGGGAGCTCTCCGCTGCCGGCTTTGTCTTCACAG GCAGCCGGGACGCCGCGCAGTGCTTCTCCTGCGGGGGGTGTTTGGGCAACTGGGAAGACGGAGACGACCCTTGGAAGGAACACGCCAAGTGGTTCCCCAA GTGTGAATTTCTTCAAAGTAAGAAGTCCTCGGAGGAGATTGCCCAGTATATTCAAAGCTACGAGGGGTTTGTTGGCGTCACG GGAGAACATTTTCTGAATTCCTGGGTCAAGAGGGTGGTACCCATGGTGTCAG GAGTAAAGGACGTAGTCCAGTGCTTTTCCTGTGGAGTGTGTTTGGAGAATTGGAAGGAAGGCGATGACCCAGTAGAAGATCACACCAAATATTCTCCCAA TTGTCAGTTTCTCCAAAATATGAAGTCCTCTGCAGGAGCGACTCCAGACCTCCAGAGCCGTGGTGAACTTGCTGGATTCGCG gaagCCACATGTGAAAGCAATCTTGCGGATTCAGCAGCCGTTAGTTCTCCAGCGCCAG AGATGGCCCAGGGTGAAGCGCAGTGGTTTCAGGAGGCAAAGGGTCTGAGTGAGCGACTGAGAAAAGCCTACACCAGCGCCCGTTTCTGCAACACGTCTTTGCTTGAAGTCGCTCCCTGCCTAGCCACTGACCAGTTGCTGGGTTGTGACCTGTCCCTCGCTTCAAAACGCATCGGCAGTCATGTGCAAGAGCCTGTGGTGTTGCCTGAGGTCTTTGCCACCTTGAACTCTGTCATGTGTGTGGAGGGTGAAGCTGGTAGTGGAAAGACAGTCCTCCTGAAGAGAATAGCTCTTCTCTGGGCATCAGGAGGTTGCCCCTTGTTAAACAGGTTCCAGCTGGTCTTCTATGTCTCCCTTAGCTCTGCCAGACTGGACCAGGGGCTGGCCAGCATCCTTTGTGACCAACTCCTGGAGACAGAAGACTCTGTCACTGAGATGTCCTTGAGGCCCATCATCCAGCAGTTAAAGAATCAGGTGTTGTTTCTTTTGGATGACTTGAGAGAAATGTGCTCAGTCCCCCGCGTCATAGAAAAGCTGATTCAAAGAAACCACTCGTCAAGGACCTGCTTACTGATCGGGGTCCGTaggagcagggccagggccatCCACCGACACCTACACACGATTCTCGAGATCAAAGCGTTTCCCTTCTATAATTCGATCTATATATTACGGAAGCTCTTTTCACACAACATGATCCGCCTGCGAAACTTTATGATTCATtttggaaagaacaaaaatttgCAGGGAATCCAGAAAACTCCGCTCTTTGTAGTGGCAGTCTGTGCTCACTGGTTTCGGCATCCTCTTGACCAGTCCTTTGATGACGTGGCTGTTTTCAAGTCCTATATGGAATGCCTTTTCTTAAAGTACAAAACCACGGCTGACCTTCTCAGGGCAACTGTGTCCTCCTGTGGGGAGCTGGCcttgaaaggatttttttcatcttgCTTTGAGTTTCGCGATGACGACCTTGTGGAAGCAGGGGTTGATCAAGACGAAGATCTGGCCATGTGCCTGATGAGCAAATCCACAGCACAGAGACTGAGGCCAGTCTATCAGTTTTTAAGTCCTGCGTTCCAAGAATTTCTTGCTGGCATGAGGCTGACTGAACTCCTGGATTCGGACAGGCAAGAAGATCGAGAATTGGGACTTCATTACTTGAGAGAAGTTAACTCATCCCTGATGGCTGTAATTCCCTATAGCAATTTTTTCAACTATGTCTCCTGTCACGCTTCAACAAAGGCAGGGCCAAAAGTTGTCTCTCATTTGCTTCGTTTGGTGGATAAGAAAGAGTCCTTGGAGAATATACTTGAATCTGATGACTACCTGAAACACCGTCCAGAAATTtcagtgcacatggaatattttagGGTGTTGTGGCAATTATCTCCAAAATATTACTTTTCCCAGGTTTCAGAACATTTACTTGCTCTTGCCATAAAAATCGCTTATCAAAGCAATGCTCTTGCTGCatgttctccatttattttgagaTTCCTTCAAGGGAGAACCCTGACTTTCAATATGCTTAAGTCACAGTACTTTTTTGACCACCCCGAAAGCCTATTGTTGTTGAGAAGCATCCAGTTCTcgataaaaggaaggaagtcaAGCAGACTAGATCTTTCAGTCCTGGAAACGTGTTTGGACAAATCACAGGCACCGACTATCGATCAGGACTATGCTTCTGCCTTTGAACCGGCGAAAGAATGGGAGCAGAATttagcagaaaaagaggaaaacgtGAAGAGTTTTCTGGATATGCAACTCAATGCACCACCAGACATCAGCACTGGCTATTGGAAACTTTCTCCAAAGCCGTACAAGATTCCCCTTCTGGAAGTCCACGTGACTGATATCGACGCTGTGGACCAGGAGATGCTCAGGGTTCTAACGGCAGTTTTCTCAGCTTCACAGCACATCGAACTCCACCTAAACGACAGCAGGGGCTTTCTGGAAAGCGTCCGCCCGGCCCTCGAGCAATACAAGGCCTCATTCACCAAGTGCTCCATAAGCAGGTTTGAGCTGAGCACAGCCGATCAGGAGTTGCTTCTCACCCTGACTTCCCTGGAGTCTCTGGAAGTCTCAGGGACCACCTGGCTACGAG ATCAACTCTTTCCTAATTTGGACAAGTTCCTGTGCCTGAAAGAGCTGTCTGTGGATCTggatgataaacaaaatgttttttcagTCATTCCTGAAGACTTCCTAAATCTCCACCATATGGAGAAATTATTGATCCGTATTGCAGCTGAGCATGGTCCTTCCAAACTAG TCAGATTAATTCAGAATTCTCCAGACCTTCAAGTTTTCCACCTGCAATGTAATTTCTTTTCGGATTTTGAGTCTCTCATGACTGTACTTGCTTCTTGcaagaaactcaaagaaattaAGTTTTCTGGACAGTTTTTTAAAGCTATCCCATTTG tCATTGTTTTGCCAAATTTTACTTCTCTGAAGATACTAAATCTTGGACACCAAGAATTTCCTGATAGGGAAACAGCTGAAAAATTTG CCTATACTTTAGGTTCTCTTGATAACCTGGAAGAATTGATCCTTCCTACTGGGGATGCCGTTCATCAAGTGGCCAAACTGATCGTCCAGCAGTGTGAGCATCTTCGGGGTCTCCGAGTCCTCTCATTTTACCAGACTTTGAATGATGACAGCCTCATGGAAATTG CCAAGGTAGCAAACAGTGGAGGTTTCCAGAAACTTGAGAACTTAAATCTTTCAATCAATCACAAGATTACAGAGGAAGGATATAGAAACTTCTTTCAAGCACTGGACAGCCTGCCACGCCTGCAAGAGCTGACTATTTCCAGGCATTTCACGGAGTGTATCAAAGCTCAGGCAGCAACAGCGAAGTCTCTGAGCCAGTGTGTGTCACGCCTGCCTAGCCTGATCAGACTGAACATGTTAAGCTGGCTCCTGGATGCAGAAGACGTCACACTGCTCACAGCCATGAAAGAGAGACACCCGCAATCGAAACACTTAACTTTTCACTGGAAATGGATATTGCCGTTCTCGCCAATCATTCAGAAATAG